In the genome of Streptomyces sp. NBC_00190, one region contains:
- a CDS encoding GcvT family protein has product MSHAPAPSPRVVVIGAGIVGCSLADELTARGWSDVTVLEQGPLPAPGGSTSHAPGLVFRTNPSKTLSAFAGYTIEKFGALEVDGLPCFNPVGGLELATTEERLADLHRRAGYAASWGIRGELVSAERCKELWPLLDTSKVLGGFFTPDDGLARAVLACRAQMERAEGRGARFLERHTVTGIEREDGRVTGVVTDRGVFSADHVVSAAGFWGPVVGRMAGVDVPLQPLAHQYAKTRPLPELAGAGDPRTEASRPILRFQDRDLYFREHTDRIGIGSYAHRPLPVDPFTVPAYDEAPVMPSSYPFTPEDFAPSWQDCRELLPALAGSEVEEGFNGVFSFTPDGMPLLGESRALRGFWLAEAVWVTHSAGVARAVAEWMVEGRPRIDVHECDLTRFEDAQRSPAYVADRGARQFVEVYDVLHPLQPMEQPRPLRVSPFHPRQEQLGARFLEGGGWERPHWYEANAPLAESIDLPGRDSWSARYWSPVAAAEARATREKVALYDMTPLRRLEVTGPGALAFLQRMTTNDLAKKPGAVTYTLLLDETGGIRSDLTVARLAADRFQIGANSRADEDWLLRHAPDDVRIRDITSGTCCIGVWGPLARALVQPLTRDDFSHQGFGYFRAKQTYLGHVPVTAMRLSYVGELGWELYTGADLGLRLWDTLWEAGREHGVIAAGRSAFNSLRLEKGYRSWGHDMTDEDTPYEAGLGFAVRMDKGDFVGRAALKQAGEPRRKLTALLLDDPAAVVLGKEPVYAGGLPAGYVTSASYGYTLGRCVAYAWLPPLTAGTPVHIEYFGEKVPATVADEPLFDPGMSRIRR; this is encoded by the coding sequence ATGTCCCACGCGCCCGCACCCAGTCCCCGTGTCGTGGTCATCGGCGCCGGCATCGTCGGCTGCTCGCTCGCCGACGAACTGACCGCCCGCGGCTGGAGCGACGTCACGGTCCTCGAACAAGGCCCGCTCCCCGCCCCCGGGGGTTCCACCTCGCACGCCCCTGGTCTCGTCTTCCGGACCAACCCGTCGAAGACGCTGAGCGCGTTCGCCGGGTACACCATCGAGAAGTTCGGCGCACTCGAAGTCGACGGTCTGCCCTGCTTCAACCCGGTGGGCGGTCTGGAACTGGCCACCACCGAGGAGCGTCTGGCCGACCTCCACCGCAGGGCCGGATACGCCGCGTCCTGGGGCATCCGCGGCGAGCTGGTCTCCGCCGAGCGGTGCAAGGAGCTGTGGCCGCTGCTGGACACGAGCAAGGTCCTCGGCGGGTTCTTCACCCCGGACGACGGCCTCGCCCGCGCCGTCCTCGCCTGCCGCGCCCAGATGGAGCGCGCCGAGGGCCGCGGCGCCCGGTTCCTGGAGCGGCACACCGTCACCGGCATCGAGCGGGAGGACGGCCGGGTGACAGGGGTCGTCACCGACCGGGGTGTCTTCTCCGCCGACCACGTCGTATCGGCGGCCGGCTTCTGGGGTCCGGTCGTCGGCCGGATGGCGGGCGTCGACGTGCCCCTGCAGCCGCTCGCCCACCAGTACGCGAAGACCCGCCCCCTGCCGGAGCTCGCGGGCGCGGGCGACCCGCGCACCGAGGCGTCCCGGCCGATCCTGCGGTTCCAGGACCGCGACCTGTACTTCCGCGAGCACACCGACAGGATCGGCATCGGCAGCTACGCCCACCGGCCGCTGCCCGTCGACCCCTTCACCGTCCCGGCCTACGACGAGGCACCGGTCATGCCGTCCTCGTACCCCTTCACACCGGAGGACTTCGCACCGAGCTGGCAGGACTGCCGGGAACTGCTGCCCGCGCTCGCCGGAAGCGAGGTCGAAGAGGGATTCAACGGCGTCTTCTCCTTCACACCGGACGGCATGCCGCTGCTCGGCGAGTCCCGCGCCCTGCGCGGGTTCTGGCTCGCCGAGGCCGTGTGGGTCACCCATTCGGCGGGGGTTGCGAGGGCCGTCGCGGAGTGGATGGTGGAGGGCCGGCCCCGGATCGACGTCCACGAGTGCGATCTCACCCGCTTCGAGGACGCCCAGCGCTCCCCCGCGTACGTCGCCGACCGCGGGGCCCGGCAGTTCGTCGAGGTGTACGACGTCCTGCACCCGCTGCAGCCCATGGAGCAGCCGCGCCCCCTGCGGGTGAGCCCCTTCCACCCCCGCCAGGAGCAACTCGGGGCCCGCTTCCTGGAGGGCGGCGGCTGGGAGCGACCGCACTGGTACGAGGCGAACGCCCCGCTCGCCGAGTCCATCGACCTGCCGGGGCGGGACTCCTGGTCGGCCCGCTACTGGTCGCCGGTCGCCGCCGCCGAGGCACGGGCGACCCGTGAGAAGGTCGCCCTGTACGACATGACCCCGCTGCGCAGGCTGGAGGTCACCGGCCCCGGCGCCCTGGCCTTCCTGCAGCGCATGACCACCAACGACCTCGCCAAGAAGCCAGGCGCGGTGACCTACACCCTGCTGCTCGACGAGACCGGTGGCATCCGCTCGGACCTCACCGTGGCCCGCCTGGCCGCCGACCGCTTCCAGATCGGCGCCAACAGCCGCGCCGACGAGGACTGGCTGCTGCGCCACGCGCCCGACGACGTGCGGATACGCGACATCACCTCCGGCACCTGCTGCATCGGGGTGTGGGGCCCTCTCGCCCGCGCGCTGGTGCAGCCGCTGACCCGGGACGACTTCTCCCACCAGGGCTTCGGCTACTTCCGCGCCAAACAGACCTACCTCGGCCACGTACCCGTGACGGCGATGCGGCTGAGCTACGTCGGCGAGCTCGGCTGGGAGCTGTACACCGGCGCCGACCTCGGGCTGCGGCTCTGGGACACGCTCTGGGAGGCCGGGCGGGAGCACGGCGTGATCGCCGCGGGCCGCTCCGCCTTCAACAGCCTGCGCCTGGAGAAGGGCTACCGCTCATGGGGCCACGACATGACCGACGAGGACACCCCGTACGAGGCCGGGCTCGGTTTCGCCGTACGCATGGACAAGGGCGACTTCGTCGGACGGGCTGCTCTGAAGCAAGCGGGCGAGCCCCGGCGCAAGCTCACCGCACTGCTGCTCGACGACCCCGCGGCCGTCGTCCTCGGCAAGGAACCGGTGTATGCCGGCGGTCTGCCCGCGGGGTACGTGACCAGCGCCTCGTACGGCTACACACTGGGCCGCTGCGTCGCGTACGCGTGGCTGCCCCCACTCACCGCGGGCACCCCGGTACACATCGAGTACTTCGGCGAGAAGGTCCCCGCGACCGTCGCCGACGAGCCGCTGTTCGACCCCGGCATGAGCCGCATCCGCCGCTAG
- a CDS encoding MBL fold metallo-hydrolase: MTNRQSGRLRAERVVTSGTFTLDGETFDVDNNVWLIGDDEEVLVVDAAHDARAILAAVAGRRVTAVVCTHGHDDHIGAAAALAEATGAPVLLHPADRELWDHVHASRAPDGELSDGQRLLVAATEVRVLHTPGHTWGSCSLHAPFLDAVFTGDTLFRGGPGATGRSYSDRPTILASVRRRLLTLPGATVVHTGHGEDTTVAAERTTLPAVR; the protein is encoded by the coding sequence GTGACGAACCGGCAGAGCGGCCGCCTGCGCGCCGAACGGGTCGTCACCTCGGGCACGTTCACCCTCGACGGCGAGACCTTCGACGTCGACAACAACGTCTGGCTCATCGGCGACGACGAGGAGGTCCTCGTCGTCGACGCGGCCCACGACGCCCGTGCGATCCTGGCCGCCGTCGCGGGACGCCGGGTCACCGCCGTCGTGTGCACCCACGGCCACGACGACCACATCGGCGCGGCCGCCGCGCTGGCCGAGGCGACCGGTGCTCCGGTCCTGCTGCACCCGGCCGACCGCGAACTGTGGGACCACGTCCACGCGTCACGTGCTCCGGACGGTGAACTCTCCGACGGGCAGCGGCTGCTCGTCGCGGCGACCGAGGTGCGCGTTCTGCACACCCCCGGCCACACCTGGGGCAGCTGCAGCCTCCACGCGCCCTTCCTCGACGCCGTGTTCACGGGCGACACCCTCTTCCGCGGCGGTCCGGGCGCGACCGGCCGCTCGTACTCCGACCGGCCGACGATCCTGGCGTCCGTACGGCGCCGCCTGCTCACGCTCCCCGGCGCGACCGTCGTCCACACCGGGCACGGCGAGGACACCACCGTCGCCGCCGAGCGCACCACCCTGCCGGCCGTCCGCTAG
- a CDS encoding S-(hydroxymethyl)mycothiol dehydrogenase: MPHEVRAVVAVKKGAPVEVQTIVVPDPGPGEVLVSVQACGVCHTDLHYREGAVNDDFPFLLGHEAAGTVEAVGEGVTDLTPGDYVVLAWRAPCGNCRSCRRGRPWYCFDSRNAAQPMTLLDGTPLSPALGIGAFAEKTLVAAGQAVKVDPAAPPEAAGLIGCGVMAGYGAAVNTGNVGRGDTVAVIGCGGVGNAAIAGASLAGARRVIAVDIDDRKLDAATRFGATHTVNSRGTDAVEAVRGLTGGLGVDVAIDAVGRPETYRQAFYMRDHAGVLVQVGVPDPDMRIDLPLIDLFSRGGALRSSWYGDCLPSRDFPVLIDQYLSGRLDLNAFVSETIALDEVERAFAKMHRGEVLRSVVVL; the protein is encoded by the coding sequence GTGCCGCATGAGGTCCGTGCCGTCGTTGCCGTGAAGAAGGGGGCACCCGTCGAGGTGCAGACGATCGTCGTCCCTGATCCCGGGCCCGGCGAGGTTCTCGTCTCCGTACAGGCCTGCGGTGTCTGCCACACGGATCTGCACTACCGGGAAGGCGCCGTCAACGACGACTTCCCCTTCCTGCTCGGCCACGAGGCCGCGGGCACCGTCGAAGCGGTCGGGGAGGGCGTCACCGATCTGACACCGGGCGACTACGTGGTCCTCGCCTGGCGCGCTCCCTGCGGCAACTGCCGTTCCTGTCGCCGCGGCCGCCCCTGGTACTGCTTCGACTCCCGCAACGCCGCACAGCCGATGACGCTGCTGGACGGCACGCCCCTCTCCCCCGCCCTCGGTATCGGCGCCTTCGCCGAGAAGACCCTGGTCGCAGCCGGGCAGGCAGTGAAGGTCGACCCGGCCGCCCCGCCCGAGGCCGCCGGGCTCATCGGCTGTGGAGTGATGGCCGGCTACGGGGCCGCGGTGAACACCGGGAACGTCGGCCGGGGCGACACCGTCGCGGTGATCGGCTGCGGCGGCGTCGGGAACGCGGCGATCGCGGGAGCCTCGCTGGCCGGGGCCCGGCGCGTCATCGCCGTCGACATCGACGACCGCAAACTCGACGCCGCGACCCGCTTCGGCGCGACCCACACGGTCAACTCCCGCGGGACGGACGCCGTCGAGGCCGTACGCGGACTCACCGGCGGGCTCGGGGTGGACGTCGCCATCGACGCGGTGGGCCGGCCCGAGACCTACCGCCAGGCCTTCTACATGCGCGACCACGCGGGCGTTCTCGTGCAGGTCGGGGTGCCCGACCCGGACATGCGGATCGATCTGCCGCTCATCGACCTGTTCTCGCGCGGAGGCGCGCTGCGGTCCTCCTGGTACGGGGACTGTCTGCCCAGCCGTGACTTCCCCGTCCTCATCGACCAGTACCTGTCGGGCCGGCTCGACCTGAACGCCTTCGTCTCCGAGACGATCGCACTCGACGAGGTGGAGAGGGCCTTCGCCAAGATGCACCGGGGCGAGGTCCTGCGTTCGGTCGTGGTGCTGTGA
- a CDS encoding IclR family transcriptional regulator, with the protein MTGDQAVAEQNEEAQDRAPKTGAGAIQSVDRAVSVLEILARRGEAGVTDIADELDVHKSTAFRLLCVLENRGLVSQAQDRGKYFLGAGILRLAGAAAVRLDISQEGAPVCRELADELGETVNIAVLDDDAAVNIMQARGPASVTAQNWLGRRTPLHATSSGKVLLAHLPATLREGLLARALPRFTEHTVTSAGMLRAELDAAYAQGFAIVAEELELGLNAVAAPVRAHDGRVLGALSVSGPAYRLGRDRLPELAARTVVAADELSRRMGYGF; encoded by the coding sequence ATGACCGGCGACCAGGCAGTGGCTGAACAGAACGAGGAAGCGCAGGACCGGGCGCCCAAGACGGGGGCGGGGGCGATCCAGTCCGTGGACCGCGCCGTGAGCGTGCTGGAGATCCTCGCCCGGCGCGGCGAGGCGGGCGTCACCGACATCGCCGACGAGCTGGACGTGCACAAGTCCACGGCGTTCCGGCTGCTCTGCGTGCTGGAGAACCGGGGCCTGGTCTCGCAGGCCCAGGACCGCGGCAAGTACTTCCTCGGGGCGGGCATCCTGCGCCTGGCGGGGGCGGCGGCCGTACGCCTGGACATCTCCCAGGAGGGCGCCCCGGTGTGCCGGGAACTCGCCGACGAACTGGGCGAGACGGTGAACATCGCGGTCCTGGACGACGATGCCGCCGTCAACATCATGCAGGCGCGCGGCCCCGCCTCGGTCACCGCGCAGAACTGGCTGGGCCGTCGCACTCCGCTGCACGCCACCTCCAGCGGGAAGGTGCTCCTGGCCCATCTGCCGGCGACGCTGCGCGAAGGACTCCTCGCCCGGGCCCTGCCGCGGTTCACGGAGCACACGGTGACCAGCGCCGGCATGCTGCGGGCCGAGCTGGACGCGGCGTACGCGCAGGGCTTCGCGATCGTCGCGGAGGAACTGGAACTCGGCCTGAACGCGGTCGCCGCGCCGGTGCGCGCGCACGACGGCAGGGTGCTCGGCGCGCTCAGCGTCTCGGGCCCCGCCTACCGCCTCGGACGGGACCGGCTGCCGGAGCTCGCCGCGCGGACGGTCGTCGCGGCCGACGAGCTGTCACGACGGATGGGTTACGGCTTCTGA
- a CDS encoding bifunctional 3-phenylpropionate/cinnamic acid dioxygenase ferredoxin subunit, protein MIPVCRLEDLPAGESVRIDTTPPIAVFNADGELYAIDDTCSHQDASLSEGWLEGCLVECPLHAASFDVRTGQPTGLPARRPVRTHEVVVADGVIHVRPAAQEDTAA, encoded by the coding sequence GTGATTCCCGTCTGCCGCCTTGAAGACCTCCCCGCGGGCGAATCCGTCCGCATCGACACCACACCGCCCATCGCGGTGTTCAACGCCGACGGAGAGCTGTACGCCATCGACGACACCTGCAGCCATCAGGACGCCTCGCTCTCCGAGGGGTGGCTCGAAGGCTGTCTCGTCGAATGCCCGCTCCACGCCGCCTCGTTCGACGTCCGTACCGGGCAGCCGACCGGTCTGCCCGCCCGTCGTCCCGTCCGCACCCACGAAGTCGTCGTCGCCGACGGCGTCATCCACGTCCGCCCGGCCGCTCAGGAGGACACCGCCGCATGA
- a CDS encoding PP2C family protein-serine/threonine phosphatase yields the protein MAERDGSAARLHAMEEALESIGTSRDERETCRELAGFLVRTLSGAAAVDVTGRGGRSERVATAGATDLLEGPAADSAPAVRALDQGRPLRVWTGRSAQGPVHFVSVPLVGRDETYGRLLAARAPTGFDDHETATMHFAARLAGLHIGLARRLAAAEKTALDLQRALVAEPGRPHPNLEIASRYLPVGSRAIVGGDWFETVRLHFGRTLLVVGDVMGHGLDAAVDMNAYRSVLREVASTDLAPHRVLRQLDALSAADESRRPATCLLVRIDPARGMAVYASAGHLPPAVFTRDGPGELLEVPVGPPLGTGVGGYEALARPITAEQTLLLYTDGLVERRGEDIDTSLARLAALRPPTTGPLTDVVDAVCGALDAAHAEDDVAILAARLRLRAPYDDADADAGSGTGTGTGSAAY from the coding sequence ATGGCGGAGCGGGACGGCTCGGCAGCACGCCTGCACGCCATGGAAGAGGCCCTCGAAAGTATCGGAACGTCCCGGGACGAGCGGGAGACCTGCCGGGAGCTGGCCGGGTTCCTCGTCCGTACGCTGAGCGGCGCCGCGGCCGTGGACGTGACCGGCCGGGGCGGCAGGAGCGAGCGCGTGGCCACCGCGGGCGCGACGGACCTGCTGGAAGGCCCCGCCGCCGACAGCGCACCCGCGGTACGGGCGCTGGACCAGGGCCGGCCGTTGCGGGTGTGGACCGGGCGCTCCGCGCAGGGGCCCGTCCACTTCGTCTCGGTTCCCCTGGTCGGCCGGGACGAGACCTACGGACGGCTCCTCGCGGCCCGGGCCCCCACCGGCTTCGACGACCACGAGACGGCGACGATGCACTTCGCCGCCCGGCTCGCCGGCCTGCACATCGGCCTCGCCCGGCGCCTGGCGGCCGCGGAGAAGACCGCGCTGGACCTGCAGCGGGCGCTCGTCGCCGAACCGGGCCGCCCCCACCCGAACCTGGAGATCGCCAGCCGCTACCTGCCGGTCGGATCCCGCGCCATCGTCGGCGGCGACTGGTTCGAGACCGTGCGCCTGCACTTCGGCCGCACCCTGCTGGTGGTCGGGGACGTCATGGGACACGGTCTGGACGCCGCCGTCGACATGAACGCCTACCGTTCCGTCCTGCGCGAGGTCGCCTCCACCGACCTCGCCCCGCACCGGGTGCTGCGGCAGCTCGACGCCCTGTCCGCGGCGGACGAGTCCCGTCGGCCCGCGACCTGCCTGCTCGTGCGGATCGATCCGGCCCGCGGCATGGCCGTGTACGCCAGCGCGGGTCACCTCCCGCCCGCCGTGTTCACGCGCGACGGCCCGGGCGAGCTCCTGGAGGTACCGGTCGGCCCGCCGCTGGGCACGGGTGTCGGAGGGTACGAGGCACTCGCCCGGCCCATCACGGCGGAGCAGACGCTGCTGCTCTACACGGACGGCCTGGTGGAACGCCGGGGCGAGGACATCGACACCTCACTCGCCCGCCTCGCCGCCCTCCGCCCGCCCACCACCGGGCCCCTCACGGACGTGGTGGACGCGGTCTGCGGCGCACTCGACGCCGCCCACGCCGAGGACGACGTCGCCATCCTCGCCGCGCGGCTGCGCCTGCGGGCTCCGTACGACGACGCCGACGCCGACGCCGGAAGCGGCACCGGCACCGGCACCGGCTCTGCCGCGTACTGA